From a single Scylla paramamosain isolate STU-SP2022 chromosome 28, ASM3559412v1, whole genome shotgun sequence genomic region:
- the LOC135114857 gene encoding pre-mRNA-splicing factor SLU7-like, with protein sequence MSTPSVPLSSILRSKHEEAEGDEPKKKTREEWKKAKELEEARKAGTVPAAVDEEGKDINPHIPQYISTAPWYFGSQGPTLKHQRPQPEKQSDITHLNEHYIRGQQGELSTRYRKGACENCGAMGHKKKECMERPRKVGAKYNALNIAPDDLSLPTLKLDFDGKRDRWNGFDPQEYTAVVEEHKKVEDYKRQIKAKKLKDGEEMNGDEPDDDDEDEDKYAESVDMPGTKVDSKQRITVRNLRIREDTAKYLRNLDPNSAYYDPKTRSMRDNPYKGRKEDEYDFAGENFVRFTGDTVTQAKAQLFAWDAYEKGVDVSLQAEPTKLELLQKQFVEKKEEFKKKVSDDLLEKYGGKEHLDTPPVELLLAQTENYVEYSRHGKVIKGAEKQTVRSKYEEDVYHGNHSSVWGSYWRDGRWGYSCCHSFVKNSYCTGDAGKAANSGAPLPSMATVQPQGDVKEEEEKEEEKEKTLLEMHREKKQKKKKKKNRKKKKKTESSSSSSSSSSSESENEEEKEEKRKKKLREALIRAKMEEDAADALMKIDERQRKFNSMYNAQAPTEEEIEAFQIRRMRKDDPMAAYFNK encoded by the coding sequence ATGAGCACCCCAAGTGTCCCGCTGTCATCCATCCTGCGGTCCAAGCACGAGGAGGCAGAGGGTGATGAGCCAAAGAAAAAGACacgagaagaatggaagaaagccAAGGAACTGGAAGAAGCCCGAAAAGCTGGCACTGTGCCTGCTGCTGTAGATGAGGAGGGCAAGGACATCAATCCCCACATACCACAGTACATTTCCACAGCACCATGGTACTTTGGATCTCAGGGCCCAACTCTCAAACACCAGCGTCCCCAGCCAGAGAAACAAAGTGACATCACACATCTGAATGAGCATTACATCCGTGGACAGCAGGGTGAACTGTCTACTCGGTATCGTAAAGGTGCCTGTGAGAATTGTGGTGCAATGGGCCACAAGAAGAAGGAGTGTATGGAGAGACCACGCAAGGTTGGTGCCAAGTACAATGCACTGAATATTGCCCCTGACGACCTATCGTTGCCAACCCTCAAGCTGGATTTCGATGGAAAACGGGACAGGTGGAATGGCTTTGACCCACAGGAATACACTGCAGTAGTGGAGGAGCATAAGAAGGTGGAGGATTACAAGCGACAGATCAAGGCCAAGAAGCTGAAAGATGGTGAGGAAATGAATGGTGATGAgccagatgatgatgatgaagatgaggacaAGTATGCAGAGAGTGTGGACATGCCAGGCACCAAAGTGGACAGCAAGCAGAGAATCACTGTGCGCAATCTTAGGATTCGTGAGGACACTGCTAAGTACTTGCGGAACTTGGATCCCAACTCTGCCTATTATGACCCCAAGACACGTTCCATGAGGGACAACCCATACAAAGGTAGGAAAGAGGATGAATATGATTTTGCTGGAGAGAATTTTGTACGTTTTACTGGTGACACAGTCACCCAAGCCAAAGCACAGCTGTTTGCTTGGGATGCTTATGAAAAGGGTGTTGACGTGAGTCTTCAAGCTGAACCCACAAAGCTGGAGTTGTTGCAAAAACAGTTTgttgagaaaaaggaggaattcAAAAAGAAGGTTTCTGATGATCTCCTTGAGAAGTATGGTGGAAAAGAACATCTAGACACTCCTCCTGTTGAACTGCTTTTGGCTCAGACAGAAAATTACGTAGAATACTCACGTCATGGCAAGGTCATCAAGGGTGCAGAGAAACAGACTGTACGTTCTAAATATGAAGAAGATGTGTACCATGGGAACCACTCAAGTGTATGGGGAAGCTATTGGCGTGATGGCCGGTGGGGATACAGTTGTTGCCACTCCTTTGTAAAGAATTCTTACTGTACAGGAGATGCTGGTAAAGCAGCTAACAGTGGAGCACCACTACCTAGCATGGCCACAGTGCAGCCACAAGgtgatgtgaaggaagaagaagaaaaagaggaggagaaggaaaagactttGTTAGAAATGCatagagagaagaaacagaaaaagaagaagaaaaagaacagaaagaagaaaaagaaaactgagagcagtagcagtagcagcagctcATCAAGTAGTGaatcagaaaatgaagaagagaaggaagaaaagcgcAAGAAGAAACTGCGGGAGGCGTTGATTCGAGCCAAgatggaagaggatgctgctgaTGCTCTAATGAAGATTGatgaaagacaaaggaaattCAATTCGATGTACAATGCACAGGCTCcaacagaagaagaaattgaGGCTTTCCAgataagaagaatgaggaaagatgaCCCAATGGCAGCATACTTCaacaaatga